From Nocardioides sp. HDW12B, the proteins below share one genomic window:
- a CDS encoding leucyl aminopeptidase produces the protein MTSYILRKAAADRTGADALVVGVLSSGSSGSSGRGPQIAPGGEAVADAYGKKLKPLLATLGFTGKAGQVATVPTNGVVKSPLLLLVGLGEEATTTAVRRAAGTAARAVTNATSVALALPSDDPALVRAAAEGFALGGYDFDTYRTSDPADRPSDVIVLCEGARRAEYVEALRTAEVVAAAVARTRDWVNTPPGDLTPAVFADAVAATHAELGGATGKRGKNATGTAAVTLTVWDDSELADAGCGGILGVGRGSDAPPRMVRLSYEPQDATAHLALVGKGITYDSGGLSIKPGASMTTMKMDMAGAASVVNAVLAIAELELPVRVTAFAPMAENMISGRATRPGDVLTMYRGKTVEVLNTDAEGRLILADALGHAVEAEPDLVVDVATLTGACMVALGDRVSGLFGNDDAALARFEEASDRAGEAFWHLPIPDEFGEKVRGNSKMADLAQHNAERWGGASYAAAFLREFVDEVPWLHLDIAGPAYNDKSAYGHVTAGGTGVSVATLVELARDLADAPTD, from the coding sequence GTGACCTCCTACATCCTCCGCAAGGCCGCTGCCGACCGCACCGGAGCCGACGCCCTCGTCGTCGGTGTCCTCTCCTCGGGCTCCTCGGGCTCGTCGGGCCGGGGACCGCAGATCGCGCCGGGCGGCGAGGCCGTCGCCGACGCCTACGGCAAGAAGCTCAAGCCGCTGCTGGCCACGCTCGGCTTCACCGGCAAGGCCGGTCAGGTCGCCACCGTCCCCACCAACGGGGTGGTCAAGTCGCCGCTGCTGCTGCTCGTCGGCCTGGGCGAGGAGGCGACCACCACCGCCGTACGCCGTGCGGCCGGCACCGCGGCACGCGCCGTCACCAACGCCACCTCCGTCGCGCTCGCGCTGCCCTCCGACGACCCGGCGCTGGTGCGCGCCGCCGCGGAGGGCTTCGCGCTCGGCGGCTACGACTTCGACACCTACCGCACCTCCGACCCCGCGGACCGGCCCAGCGACGTCATCGTGCTGTGCGAGGGCGCCCGCCGCGCGGAGTACGTCGAGGCGCTGCGGACGGCCGAGGTCGTCGCGGCGGCCGTGGCGCGCACCCGCGACTGGGTCAACACCCCGCCCGGCGACCTGACCCCGGCCGTCTTCGCCGACGCCGTGGCAGCCACGCACGCCGAGCTCGGCGGTGCCACCGGCAAGCGCGGGAAGAACGCCACCGGCACAGCGGCGGTCACGCTCACGGTCTGGGACGACTCCGAGCTCGCCGACGCCGGCTGCGGCGGCATCCTCGGTGTGGGCCGCGGCTCCGACGCCCCGCCCCGGATGGTCCGGCTCAGCTACGAGCCGCAGGACGCGACGGCCCACCTGGCGCTGGTCGGCAAGGGCATCACCTACGACTCGGGCGGTCTGTCGATCAAGCCCGGTGCCTCGATGACGACGATGAAGATGGACATGGCGGGGGCGGCCAGCGTCGTCAACGCCGTCCTCGCCATCGCCGAGCTCGAGCTGCCGGTGCGCGTGACGGCGTTCGCGCCGATGGCGGAGAACATGATCTCCGGCCGCGCCACCCGCCCCGGCGACGTGCTGACGATGTACCGCGGCAAGACCGTCGAGGTCCTCAACACCGACGCCGAGGGCCGCCTGATCCTGGCCGACGCGCTCGGGCACGCCGTCGAGGCCGAGCCCGACCTCGTCGTCGACGTCGCCACCCTGACGGGCGCCTGCATGGTGGCCCTGGGCGACCGCGTCAGCGGCCTGTTCGGCAACGACGACGCCGCCCTGGCCCGCTTCGAGGAGGCCAGCGACCGCGCCGGCGAGGCCTTCTGGCACCTGCCCATCCCCGACGAGTTCGGCGAGAAGGTGCGCGGCAACTCCAAGATGGCCGACCTCGCGCAGCACAACGCCGAGCGGTGGGGCGGGGCGTCGTACGCCGCTGCGTTCCTGCGCGAGTTCGTCGACGAGGTGCCGTGGCTGCACCTCGACATCGCCGGCCCCGCCTACAACGACAAGTCCGCCTACGGCCACGTCACGGCCGGCGGCACGGGCGTGTCCGTCGCGACCCTGGTTGAGCTCGCGCGCGACCTGGCCGACGCCCCGACCGACTGA